From the genome of Thermosynechococcus sp. NK55a:
ATGACTTGACCTGCGCCAATGTGAACCACTTTCCGTGACCATTCCTTGGCGTTGGGAAACCAAGCGTGGATCAGTTCTGCAATTAACAGCACCAAGCCCAGCCAACCTGTGACCCAAATTCCTGCCCAGAACATTGTCATTGCTATCCTCAGTGAACGGTTGCTCCTTACTTTGTCTACTGGGTCTGCTGGGCAAAAAACTGGGTCACAATCTCAAGGATGCGATCGCTAGCATGACCATCGCCAAAGGGATTAATCGCCGTTGCCATACGGTTGTAGGCCACTGGATCCGTCAGCAGTTCAATTGCTGCTGCTGCAATCCTATCCGCAAAGGTACCCACTAGTTTAGCGGTGCCAGCGGTGACCGCTTCCGGCCGTTCAGTGGTTTCCCGCAACACCAGTACTGGTTTGCCGAGACTAGGGGCTTCCTCTTGTAGGCCACCGGAATCCGTGAGTAGGAGGGTTGATCCCTTCATCGCCGCCACCAGGGTGGGATAGTCCAAGGGCTCCGTAAGAAAAACACGGGGATGGTGTCCCAAATAGGCTTTGAGGGGTTCACGCACCGTGGGATTGCGATGCAGGGGCAAGAGTAAGGCAGTATCGGGAAGGGTGTTTAAGATCCTCAGGAAGCCATTGGCAATGTCTTCTAGGGGGGCACCCCAGTTTTCACGACGGTGAACGGTGGCAAGGAGGACACGGTATTGTTCCCAGTCAAGGCCGGGGACAGGGCACACCGGTTGGCGATCGGCCACCTGCAGCAGAGCATCAATGACAGTATTGCCCGTCAGGTGAATGGTACCCGTGACCCCGGCGGCCTGAAGATTCTTGACAGCTTGTGCCGTAGGGGCAAAATGCAACTGCGCCAATTGGGAAATGAGACGGCGGTTGGCTTCTTCTGGATAGGGATGATAGAGATCGTTAGTGCGTAAGCCCGCTTCCACATGACCGACAGGGATTTGCTGATAAAAGGCGGCAAGGGTAGCGGCAAAGGCCGTTGTCGTATCCCCCTGTACCAAAACAAGACGGGGCAGGAGTTCTTGGTAGAGTTGCTCAAGGCCTTGGAGGGCACGGCAGGTAATTTCAGTCAGGGTTTGCTTTGGCTGCATAATGGCTAAGTCCCGATCTGCCCGTAGGTCAAACAGTGCCATCACTTGATCCACCATCTCGCGATGCTGTCCAGTGAGAACAACGTACGGGGCAAACAGGGGCGATCGCTGCAAGACTTGAATAACCGGTGCCAATTTGATTGCCTCCGGACGCGTACCCAACGTAATGCAGATCGGGATTGGGGAAGCAATCATAGCCGTCTAAATACCAAAAATAGTAAAAACAGTACTTTTAGTGTACCGAGAAGGAAGTGTCCAAAAGTCAAAACAAAAAGTCAAAAAGTTCTAGTTGCCACTGCTCATGGACAGTTGTCTGTCAGCCTTTTGCTAGGGTGTGGAGTCTCGCGTCGCCCCGCCATGACTTCTCCCATAGGGAGTCTGGTGGGGGTGTGCCATCTTTGTGAGAAGGACTGTATGTTAATAATAGAAGGAAATGCACCGCCATTGCGCTCGCTGAGGTGGCCATGATTGAAATGACTGTTGCTGGGATTGCCCTCGATGCCACTAACCGCCGCACACCAATTGTGTTGCTCAAAGACGGTGCTGGACGGCGAGCACTCCCCATCTGGATTGGTGATAGTGAGGCGCGGGCAATTTTAATGGCCTTGGAAAATCAACGGGCACCGCGACCGATGACCCATGATCTGATGGCAAATATCCTCAACGAATGGAAGATGACCCTAGAGCGGGTGGTCATCCACTCCCTCGAAGACAACACCTACTATGCGGTGCTGACGCTGCGCCAAGGAGAAACGCGTAAAGACATTGATGCTCGTCCTAGCGATGCGATCGCGCTGGCCCTGCGCTGTGATTGCCCGATTTGGGTGATGGAAGCAGTGGTTGCCGATGCCTCGATTCCCGTCGATCGCGATGCAGACGAGGAAGAACGCCAAGCCTTTCGCCGCTTTTTAGATTCAATTCGCCCTGAAGATTTTATTCAGCAGGGGCGGGGAATGGAGGAGGATTCCTCCGCAGGCTAGGATGCGTTACCGCCGTTTTGGTCGCACGGGGTTAGACCTCTCGGTGTTTTCCCTGGGAACGATGCGTGCCTTGGGCAGCCCAGAGGTGATGCAGGCGGTCATTGAGGAGGCGATCGCCCACGGCATTAACCATATTGAAACCGCCGCCGCCTACGGTGCCAGTGAAGCCTACATTGGCCGTGCCCTTAAGGCATTGGGGCAGCCCGCTGTCTTTATCACCACCAAACTATTGCCCCAAGGGGATGCAGATCATGTCCAGCGACAAATTGAGCAATCCCTTGAGCGTCTCCAACTCTCACGCTTAGACGGTGTCGCCCTCCATGGAGTGAATACCCCTGAGCATCTGGCGTGGCTGAGCAGTGAAGGGATGGCCATGCTGCGGCAATTGCAAGCAAAGGGGGTAATTGGCGCTTTGGGTTTTTCCAGTCATGGATCGTTGTCTGTGATTTTGCCGGCGATCGCCAGCAATCAATTTGACTTTGTGAATCTGCATTACACCTACTTTCAGCAACGCAATGCCCCAGCGATCGCTGCTGCTGCTGAGCGGAATCTAGGCATTTTCATCATTTCCCCAGCCGACAAAGGGGGAAAGCTCTACCAGCCTTCCCAACGGCTCCAAGATCTCTGTGCTCCTTTTCACCCGCTCCATTGGAGCTATCGCTGGTTGCTGAGCCAGCCTGCCATCACCACCTTGAGCATTGGGCCTGCCACCGTTGCCGAGTTGGCCTTTCCCTTGGCGGTGGCCGATCAGGTCGATCCCCTGAGTCCCGCAGAGCAAGCCGTGGGCGATCGCCTACAAGCGGCGATGCAGGCAGCCCTAGGCAGCGATCTCTGTCACCAATGCTATGCCTGTCTGCCCTGCCCAGAGGAAATCCACATCCCTGAAGTATTGCGGCTTCGCAACTTGGCCGTTGCCTACGACATGACGGAATTTGGCAAATATCGCTATGGGATGTTTGGCCGGGCCGGCCATTGGTTTGCGGGACAGCCCGCCAATCGCTGTACTGAATGTGGCGATTGTTTGCCTCGCTGTCCCAGTCGCTTGGAGATTCCGCGGCTATTGCGGGAAACCCATGAGCAGTTGCAGGGCACCTCGCGATCGCGCCTTTGGCAGACGATCTAGGCCGCCGCCTTTTCCATCACTGCTAATAATTCTCGCCATAGCTGTTGGGTCACAGGTCCCGGGCAAGCCGGAAACACCATCTCATTCACTTGGCGAATCGGCATTAGAAGGCGCACCGAGGAACTGAGAAAGCCCTCACTGGCTCCTGCTAGGTCCTGTGGAGTAAGAACCACTTCCCGATGGGGAATACCCAAGTCTGCAACGATCTGCAACAGCGTCGCTCGCGTAATTCCATGGAGTATGCCAACGGCGGTGGGGGGTGTCTCGACGACACCATCACGGACAATCCAGAGGTTACTGGTCGTGGCCTCGGTAATCTGTCCTTGGGCATTGAGAAGCAGGGCGTCCTCAAAACCCGCCTGCTGTGCCTCCAATAGGGCCAAGATATTGTTGAGGTAATTGCCCGTTTTGGCTGCCGGATCAAGGGCAGCAGTACTTGTGCGTTGCCGCTTAGCGATGGCAAGGCGAATTCCCTGTTCGCTCAACGTTGGTTCGGGCGCGATCGCCATCAACACAATCAATAACCGCGGTTGGGTGGTCGGTTCTGGCAATAGGCCAATGCGGCGATCGCCACCACGGGTCACCACAATCCGAATGTAGTATTCTCCTGTTGGGGCAGCCGCTAACGTGCGTTGAACTTCTTGGGTAATGTACTCATCAGACCAGGGCACAGTCATGTAGAGATAGGCGGCTGAGGCGCGCAATCGTGCTAGGTGCTCTGGCAGGGCAAAGGGAACCCCGCCGTAGGTCCGCACAACCTCGTAAACACTGTCACCATAAAGAAATCCGCGATCAAAAACAGAAATCGAAGCCTCCGGCGTAATTACCCCGTCCAGATTGCAGAGTAACACTTGCCCTCTCCCCTAGGGTTGGCGTTCCACTTCGGCTTTCATGCGCTCAAGGGTTTGATGCATTTGATCAAACATACTTTGGGGCGACATCCCAAACTGGCTCAGTTGAGTTTCCAGTTGTTTGATGGTCATCTGCGCCATAAAGTCATCGGACAACTCAAACCGCTTCATAAAAATACGGTAGCGGTCCATGAGTTCTTCCATTTTCTCGATATAAATTTTTTACCTTCACGGTCAAATTTGCCGTACTCGGAGCCAAGCTGCATCAACTGCTGGTAGTCCTGAAACAGACGTTGTGCTTCCTGTTGAACAATTTCTGAATCAAAGAATCCCATACGACCCTGCCTGATACAGCAACAACCACAATGGCAACGCTTGACCCTTTGGTTTGTTATCTAGTTGCATTCTATCAAAGGCACTTTAGGCGGGCGTGAGAGGGAAAACCGATCCTTTGCTCAAAGCTTGTGCCCAGGCGATCGCCGCCAAAAAACTCTGTGGGTCTGCTACCCCTGTACCCGCGATGTCAAAGGCCGTACCGTGATCTGGGGACGTGCGAATAAAAGGCAAGCCAATTGTCGTATTTACTGCCTCCCGAAAGGCGAGCATCTTCACCGGAATCAATCCCTGATCATGGTAAAGAGCAAGGTAGGCATCGTAGGCGGGGGCTGGGGCAGGACGTCCCCACCACGCATCGGCAGCCCCAATCCAGAGGGTATCGGGGGGCACAGGACCAATCAGTTCAACTTCGGGATACTGCTGCTGGGCTGCTGCAAGCCATGGAATCAGCCAAGTCACTTCCTCTTGGCCTAGGTGTCCCTGCTCACCGCTGTGGGGATTCAATCCAGCAATGGCAATGCGAGGCCGCTCTAGATGTCGCCGCTCCCTCAGAAACTGGATAAGAAGCGCGAGCTTTTCATTGAGGCGTTCGGGGGTCAGTGCCCTAGGCACCGCTTGCAATGGGATGTGGGTAGTCGCGAGTAAAGTAGTCAGCACCCAGTGAGTCACAGGCGATCGCCCCAGGAACAACATGCCCACATGGGCAGTTCCTGTAAAGTGAGCCAGCACTTCAGTTTGACCGGGAAAGGTATAACCGACCGCTTGCCAGCTGGCCTTAGAAATCGGTGCCGTCACAATTCCTGCCACCTCGCCGGCGATCGCCCGCTGAAGGGCAGTTTTGAGATAGGCAAAGCTAGCAGCCCCACTGGCAACACTGGGACGCCCCGGCACAATCACCTCGTCGAGGGGATGCTCCCATATCTGAAGCTGAGCAGGATCAATGGCCACCTGTCCCTGTTGACATAGGCGAGCATAGGTTTCCTCTAATACTTGGCCTGTACCCGCAATAAAAAACTGCCCTAACATTTCTGAGGGCAGGTGAGCTAGGGCTTTCAGGAGAATTTCTGGGCCAATACCCGCTGGATCCCCAAGGGTGAGGGCAAGGGACATCCTAGGCTTCTTGAAGAATCGGTGCAGCCGAATCGTCTTCGGTGGCTTCGGGAATGTCTTCCATCCCTTCCTCAGGGGTCTCTCCTGCGGCCTGCTGCTGTTGTTGCAGGAGCTGCTGCCGATAGCGCTCTGCCATCTCTTCAGCTTTTTCATAGACCAACTGGGGATTTTTCACCATATCACCGGGTTCTGGCTCCAGTTGCTTCGTGGAAAGGGAAATCCGACCCCGCTCAGCATCAAGGTCAATAATCATCACCTTGACCTGATCATTGACATTGAAAACACTGTGGGGGGTATCAATGTGATCGTGGGAAATCTCAGAAATGTGCAGCAGACCACTGACACCACCAATGTCAATGAAGGCACCGTAGGGCTTAATCCCACGCACCGTTCCAACCACCACTTCGCCCACCTCCAGTTTGTTCATCTTGCGCTCGACAAGGGCACGGCGGTGGCTGAGTACGAGGCGGTTGCGCTCTTCATCGACCTCCAAAAACTTCAGGGGGAGTTCTTCACCCACCAACTCCTCTTTGTTGACACGAGTGCTGATGTGGGAACCGGGAATAAAGCCCCGCAGCCCTTCAATGCGGACAAGGGCACCCCCACGATTGGTGGCAAAGACCTGGGAGCGAACAGTGGCATCTTCGGCTTGGAGTTGGCGAACGCGCTCCCAAGCCCGCATGTACTCAATGCGGCGAATTGAGAGGGTAAGCTGCCCCTCTTCGTTTTCATCCGCCAGGATAAAAAACTCGCGGGTTTCGTTGGGTTGCAGTACCTCTTCCGGACTCTCAATCCGGTTGATAGACATTTCTTGAATGGGGATATAGGCGGCGGTTTTCGCACCGATGTCAATCAGGGCACCCTTTGGTTCGATGCTAAAGACGGTGCCAGCAACAATGTCGCCGGGATTGAAGTGGTAATCGTACCGGTCCAGTAAGGCTGCAAAATCAGCATGCGTAAAGCCCACGTCTAACGTTTTTTCTGATTGACCATGCGAGTGTTTTCCTAGCTCCTTTAACGAAAGTGGCGGTGTATAGTGAGTTGTCAAGCGGGCAGAAGTGGGTGCCATACGCAATCATACCAGCGATCGCTCGAACACTTTCTGACTGGATCTACAATGTTAGCCTAGAGTTTGCCCGTTGGCTAGCGGAATCGATAAAATTTTGGTCATTGATGAAGATAAATGTTAATTTTTGTGTATTACTGAGGAGTGGGCATGGCGCGACTAAACCGCCGACAGGTCAAGCAATTTTGGCAGGAGTTCCGCGAATTTGCCTTGAAGGGGAATGTTATTGATCTGGCGATCGCTGTCGTGGTGGGCGGTGCCTTTAGCCGCATAGTCACTTCCGTTGTGGAAGACTTGATCATGCCCTTGGTCAATCCTCTGATTCCTGGGGGTGACTGGCGCGAACTCACGCTCGGGTCAGGGCTTAGAATTGGCAAGTTTTTGGGCAGCTTACTTGACTTTGGGGTGATTGCCCTGAGCCTGTTTATTCTCCTGAAGCTGATTTTGCCCTTGCTACCCAAGAAAACCCCTGCACCCGAACAACGGGAGTGTCCCTACTGCTTAGAGTCTGTGCCCCTCAAGGCTAGTCGCTGTCGTGCTTGCACGTCTGAACTGCCACCGCTTTAGGAGTCCTGGCAATGCAACGGTGGCAACGCTGGTTCTCTGGTCTATTGGTGGGGCTATGGTTGAGCATCCTAACCAGTTGCGGAACAGCACCGCCTCCCCAAGGCACCCAGATTGAGTTCTGGACAATGCAACTGCAACCAAAATTTACTGATTACTTCAATCGCCTGATTGCGGAATTTGAAGCCCAACATCCCGCTGTCCACGTGCGCTGGGTGGATATTCCTTGGACGGCAATGCAGACCAAAATTCTCATGGCGGTGTTGGCAGGCACTGCTCCCGATGTAGTGAACCTCAATCCCGACTTTGCAGCGTTGTTGGCAGGACGCAATGCTTGGCTAAATCTCAATGACTATGTAGCCCCCGCCGTCCGTGAGCGTTATCTACCGAATATCTGGCAGGCTACGACGTTAGAGGGCAAGAGCTTTGCTGTGCCGTGGTACCTCACCTCACGGGTAACGATTTATAACAAGGCGATTCTTGCCGCCGCTGGGGTCGATCGCCCCCCCCAAACCTTTGCAGAACTGGCCAGGGTGGCTAAAGCTGTGAAGGAAAAAACAGGTAAATATGCCTTCTTTATCACGATGGTGCCCGAGGACTCTGCCGAACTGATGCAGGCCATGGTGCAGATGGGGGTGAAGTTAGTAGATGATCAAGGCCGTGCTGCCTTTAATTCCCCCGCGGGCAAAGCTGTTTTCCAGTATTGGCTGGATCTCTATCGTCAGGGACTCTTGCCGCCGCAGGTGCTCACTGAAGGCCATCGCCAAGGCATTGAACTGTATCAATCGGGACAAACAGCTCTATTGATGACCAGTCCGGAATTTTTGAACGCGATCGCCACCAATGCCCCCGGTATTGCAGCTGTTTCAGCCCCCGCTCCCCAGTTGACGGGCGAGACTGGCAAAAAAAATGTTGCTGTGATGAATTTACTGGTGCCCCGCCAGAGTCGCCATCCTGAACTGGCTGTAGAATTTGCCCTCTTTGTCACCAATGATGAAAACCAACTTGCCTTTGCTAAGGAAGCAAATGTCCTGCCTTCTACACAAGCAGCCTTAGCGGATCCCTACTTTCGTACCATTGGCGAAAAGGCCACTCCTGTAGACATTGCCCGATCCGTCAGCGCTGCTCAAATGAGCCAAGCAGAGGTTCTCATTCCCCCGCTGCGGGATATTAAAGAACTACAACGACTCCTCTACGAGAATTTGCAGGCAGTTCTCTTAGGACAAAAGACAATTGATCAGGCACTCGAGGATGCAGAAACCGCATGGAATAGCCGTTGAGGATAAATGTTCCCACGTATCAAATCTCTACCTGTATGCCAAGCTCCACCACCTGTTCAGATGGCAGGCGGAAGTAGGTCATGGCATCCTCAGCATTGCGGTATAGCCAAGCAAATACAACCTTTTGCCAGTGGGTCATGCCGGGGGAATGGGTTGGGATGATGGTCCGACGGCCTAAGAAAAAACTCATGGGCTGGCCCTTGAGGGGGAGATTGAGGGCATGTTGGCAAGTTTCAAGGGCAAGTAGCAGATCCGGGCGATCGCGAAACCCCGAGGTAAGGATGATTTCATAAATACCAACATCGGTGACCCTATAGGCCAATTGTTCTGCCAAGGGCACATGGGGTATATTCGCAGTTGCTAAATGAATAAAGATCGTCTGCTGATGCAACACATGGTTGTGCTGAAGGTTTTGAATAAAGCTGAGTGGAATCGTGCGGGGAACGGGTGAGAAGAAAACAGCAATCCCCGGCACACGTGCAACCCCTTGACTGAGCAGCTCCTTGAGGGAAAAGCGAGCATTCGCTTGCAGGAGTTGCTGACGCAGCAGAACCTGCCCTTGTCGCCACGTTCCTAAGAGCATATAGACAACCCCGCCGAAAGCGAGGGGATACCAGCCACCGTGGGGAATTTTGAGAGCGTTGCCGATGAGGAAAGCAATTTCAATCACTAAAATACTGACCCAAACAAGGCCAATTTGCACAATAGACCACCGCCATAGGTGCCGCGCCACCAGAATCAAGCAGAGGGTTGTAACCACCATGGTTAAGTTAACCGCCAAACCATAGGCACCTGCAAGTTCCGATGACTTTCTAAAGGTCATGACCAACAGCAGAACCGTAACCAGTAGCAACCAGTTGATTACAGGAATATAAATCTGACCACGGTGATGATCATCCGTAGCATCAATGCGCAGGCGAGGCAGATAGCCTAACTTGATGGCCGCCGCCGTCATTGAAAAAGCGCCTGAAATCACTGCTTGAGACGCAATGACGGTGGCCAATGTACTGAGGATGACTAGGGGCAATACGCTCCACTCAGGTACAAGTTGGAAAAAGAGATTATGGGTCGCTGTTGGATGCTTGAGAATAAAAGCACCCTGCCCCAGATAATTCAAGGCAAGGGCGGGAAAGACCAGACCATACCACGCCAAGCGAATGGGCTGGATGCCAAAGTGTCCCATATCGG
Proteins encoded in this window:
- the wecB gene encoding non-hydrolyzing UDP-N-acetylglucosamine 2-epimerase; its protein translation is MIASPIPICITLGTRPEAIKLAPVIQVLQRSPLFAPYVVLTGQHREMVDQVMALFDLRADRDLAIMQPKQTLTEITCRALQGLEQLYQELLPRLVLVQGDTTTAFAATLAAFYQQIPVGHVEAGLRTNDLYHPYPEEANRRLISQLAQLHFAPTAQAVKNLQAAGVTGTIHLTGNTVIDALLQVADRQPVCPVPGLDWEQYRVLLATVHRRENWGAPLEDIANGFLRILNTLPDTALLLPLHRNPTVREPLKAYLGHHPRVFLTEPLDYPTLVAAMKGSTLLLTDSGGLQEEAPSLGKPVLVLRETTERPEAVTAGTAKLVGTFADRIAAAAIELLTDPVAYNRMATAINPFGDGHASDRILEIVTQFFAQQTQ
- a CDS encoding bifunctional nuclease family protein — encoded protein: MIEMTVAGIALDATNRRTPIVLLKDGAGRRALPIWIGDSEARAILMALENQRAPRPMTHDLMANILNEWKMTLERVVIHSLEDNTYYAVLTLRQGETRKDIDARPSDAIALALRCDCPIWVMEAVVADASIPVDRDADEEERQAFRRFLDSIRPEDFIQQGRGMEEDSSAG
- a CDS encoding aldo/keto reductase, yielding MRYRRFGRTGLDLSVFSLGTMRALGSPEVMQAVIEEAIAHGINHIETAAAYGASEAYIGRALKALGQPAVFITTKLLPQGDADHVQRQIEQSLERLQLSRLDGVALHGVNTPEHLAWLSSEGMAMLRQLQAKGVIGALGFSSHGSLSVILPAIASNQFDFVNLHYTYFQQRNAPAIAAAAERNLGIFIISPADKGGKLYQPSQRLQDLCAPFHPLHWSYRWLLSQPAITTLSIGPATVAELAFPLAVADQVDPLSPAEQAVGDRLQAAMQAALGSDLCHQCYACLPCPEEIHIPEVLRLRNLAVAYDMTEFGKYRYGMFGRAGHWFAGQPANRCTECGDCLPRCPSRLEIPRLLRETHEQLQGTSRSRLWQTI
- a CDS encoding aminotransferase class IV encodes the protein MLLCNLDGVITPEASISVFDRGFLYGDSVYEVVRTYGGVPFALPEHLARLRASAAYLYMTVPWSDEYITQEVQRTLAAAPTGEYYIRIVVTRGGDRRIGLLPEPTTQPRLLIVLMAIAPEPTLSEQGIRLAIAKRQRTSTAALDPAAKTGNYLNNILALLEAQQAGFEDALLLNAQGQITEATTSNLWIVRDGVVETPPTAVGILHGITRATLLQIVADLGIPHREVVLTPQDLAGASEGFLSSSVRLLMPIRQVNEMVFPACPGPVTQQLWRELLAVMEKAAA
- the pdxA gene encoding 4-hydroxythreonine-4-phosphate dehydrogenase PdxA, with the translated sequence MSLALTLGDPAGIGPEILLKALAHLPSEMLGQFFIAGTGQVLEETYARLCQQGQVAIDPAQLQIWEHPLDEVIVPGRPSVASGAASFAYLKTALQRAIAGEVAGIVTAPISKASWQAVGYTFPGQTEVLAHFTGTAHVGMLFLGRSPVTHWVLTTLLATTHIPLQAVPRALTPERLNEKLALLIQFLRERRHLERPRIAIAGLNPHSGEQGHLGQEEVTWLIPWLAAAQQQYPEVELIGPVPPDTLWIGAADAWWGRPAPAPAYDAYLALYHDQGLIPVKMLAFREAVNTTIGLPFIRTSPDHGTAFDIAGTGVADPQSFLAAIAWAQALSKGSVFPLTPA
- a CDS encoding 30S ribosomal protein S1: MGFTHADFAALLDRYDYHFNPGDIVAGTVFSIEPKGALIDIGAKTAAYIPIQEMSINRIESPEEVLQPNETREFFILADENEEGQLTLSIRRIEYMRAWERVRQLQAEDATVRSQVFATNRGGALVRIEGLRGFIPGSHISTRVNKEELVGEELPLKFLEVDEERNRLVLSHRRALVERKMNKLEVGEVVVGTVRGIKPYGAFIDIGGVSGLLHISEISHDHIDTPHSVFNVNDQVKVMIIDLDAERGRISLSTKQLEPEPGDMVKNPQLVYEKAEEMAERYRQQLLQQQQQAAGETPEEGMEDIPEATEDDSAAPILQEA
- the mscL gene encoding large conductance mechanosensitive channel protein MscL: MARLNRRQVKQFWQEFREFALKGNVIDLAIAVVVGGAFSRIVTSVVEDLIMPLVNPLIPGGDWRELTLGSGLRIGKFLGSLLDFGVIALSLFILLKLILPLLPKKTPAPEQRECPYCLESVPLKASRCRACTSELPPL
- a CDS encoding ABC transporter substrate-binding protein; its protein translation is MQRWQRWFSGLLVGLWLSILTSCGTAPPPQGTQIEFWTMQLQPKFTDYFNRLIAEFEAQHPAVHVRWVDIPWTAMQTKILMAVLAGTAPDVVNLNPDFAALLAGRNAWLNLNDYVAPAVRERYLPNIWQATTLEGKSFAVPWYLTSRVTIYNKAILAAAGVDRPPQTFAELARVAKAVKEKTGKYAFFITMVPEDSAELMQAMVQMGVKLVDDQGRAAFNSPAGKAVFQYWLDLYRQGLLPPQVLTEGHRQGIELYQSGQTALLMTSPEFLNAIATNAPGIAAVSAPAPQLTGETGKKNVAVMNLLVPRQSRHPELAVEFALFVTNDENQLAFAKEANVLPSTQAALADPYFRTIGEKATPVDIARSVSAAQMSQAEVLIPPLRDIKELQRLLYENLQAVLLGQKTIDQALEDAETAWNSR
- a CDS encoding potassium transporter Kup, with the protein product MTKTNADHQPSRLLILGALGVVYGDLGTSPLYAFEETFNPLHLLAVTPANIYGILSLILWALVLIPTLKYATFALRADNGGEGGIFPLMALVLSRIRLSSQWRRWVIVFGLVGAAMFYGDSTITPAISVLSAVEGLEVLSPQLGAWTVPLTVVILVGLFWFQHRGTTQVGQVFGPIMFLWFTTLGILGAIHIFEQPTILNALNPWWGVQLFYGHPAQVFFLLGVVILALTGAEAMYADMGHFGIQPIRLAWYGLVFPALALNYLGQGAFILKHPTATHNLFFQLVPEWSVLPLVILSTLATVIASQAVISGAFSMTAAAIKLGYLPRLRIDATDDHHRGQIYIPVINWLLLVTVLLLVMTFRKSSELAGAYGLAVNLTMVVTTLCLILVARHLWRWSIVQIGLVWVSILVIEIAFLIGNALKIPHGGWYPLAFGGVVYMLLGTWRQGQVLLRQQLLQANARFSLKELLSQGVARVPGIAVFFSPVPRTIPLSFIQNLQHNHVLHQQTIFIHLATANIPHVPLAEQLAYRVTDVGIYEIILTSGFRDRPDLLLALETCQHALNLPLKGQPMSFFLGRRTIIPTHSPGMTHWQKVVFAWLYRNAEDAMTYFRLPSEQVVELGIQVEI